Within Claveliimonas bilis, the genomic segment AAATACCGTTTTAATGAGGAACAAATTAATGCGTTGAATATGACTAAATGGTGGACATGGAATGAGGAAAAATTGAAAAGAAATCAAGGCTTTTTTGAAAAAAATATAGCAGATAATGAGATATATGTGGTTAGTAAATAAAGAAATATTATTATTGTGCTAAGAAATCTAAGTATGTTCACTTTGTTTTATAAGAAATTTTTTCGGATTATTAAATGAATGATTGTTTCATATGAGATTGAAATCTTGTTGTGATCTTATTAGATATTAAAATAATTCAGAAAGAAGTTGATTTGTTAAATAAAGTAGGAGGGAGCAGATGAATAATAAGAAAATATTGATGGTAGGAAAGGAAACATTTACATACCCGTTTTATTTTTTGTCTAAGAGGTGGAAAGATAATAACAATCAGCTTGCAATGTTGTGGATTAATCCAATAGAAACAGAGTATGATGAATGTGATATAAATTCTTCAACGTACTATGCGTTTGAAAGGCTTGGATATATAAAAAATTATACTTTAAATTGGGCAGCGGATTTATATACTAAAAATCTTAATACTCCTAATGTTGATTATAATTATTTGAAATATGTTGAAGAAAAGTATACACACTTTAAGAACTTGAACTGTCAATTAATTTCAGATCAAAAAATGACGGGACATTATCATTTTAGAACAATGTGTGTTCCTCTAACATATGAACAACAACTACTATGGATTCAGCTTGTTTATCAGAATATCGAAAGGGTCTTAGATGAATTTAAACCAGATGTAATCTTTGACTGTGATATTGCGGAACTTGCGAGGACTGTGCTAAATGAAGTGGCTTATGAAAAAAATATACCATATGTTTCGATAGCATATCCGAGATATGAAATGTATAAGATTCCCAGTTATTGTTTAAGTATTAAGAGTGATGAATATTTTGTGAAAGAATATCAAAAGTGCTTAAAAACTGATAACGAAGAGGAAAAAAGATATATCTATCAATATAGAAATAGTGTATCTATTAAAAATAAAATGTATTTGGGAGTAAATAATCCTACATATCAGTACAATGCGGATCCATTAATGAAAACTATTAAAGCAATCTATGAAAGAGCTATTTATTTTTTAAAACAAGATTTGTCAAAGAATAATCGACTGTTAAAGAAGAAAAATCCTATTTTATTTGATAGCAGTAAAAAGTACATGTGTTTTTGGATTAAATATCAGCTTTTTAGAAGAAAACTTATGAGAAGCACAACTTTTTTTGATACACCCGTTGAGGGGGAGAATTATATCTATATGCCTCTTCATCTGATTCCAGAATCTACAACTTTTAGTATGGCACCATTTTGGATAAATGAACTATCGGTAATAGAAGCTGTTTCAAAGGCGTTGCCTACAGAATGGTATTTGTATGTCAAAGAACATCAAGCAATGTTGGGAGAAAGAGGGAGAGATTTTTATAATAAGATTAAGAGCATACCTAATGTTAGACTGGTAAAATTTAATTATTATAATGATCCCAAACCATGGATAGAAAAGGCGAGAGCTGTTGTTGCAATAACTGGTACATCAGTTTATGAAGGAGCGTTAATGGGAAAGCCAGGATTTATTTTTGGAGATGTACCGTTTGGTGTTATCAAAGGAATTCAAAGGGTAAAAAATATTGAAGAATTACCGTTACTATTTAAAAATCTTGATTCAGTAGATAATATTAATGAATGTGCGGCATACATACGAGCTGTTAAAAATGTTGGTATGGATATCAACCTAAATTTTATTATTAATGAAGCATATGAGAATCTCGTTCGTAACAAAAAATTAAGTAATAATTTTGATGAGGAGTTAGAAAAACTAAGATTATTTTTTGAAAGAGCAATTAGTTATATTTGAAAAGGCATAGTTGTTGATTGGAGGAGAAAATGAAAATATTAGCTGTTATCCCAGCGAGAGCGGGATCAAAAGGAATTCCAAATAAAAATATCAGAATAATAGGTGGCCATCCATTGATTTACTATTCCATTAAAAATGCATTGAATTCTGAAATGATAACGGACGTGATAGTATCTACAGATTCTCCAGAGGTGAGAATTATTGCAGAACAGATGGGGGCTAGAGTGAGATGGAGAGATTCATTTCTTTGTGGCGATTCAATTACGTTAGATTCAGTTATTTTTGATGCCGTTCCCGAAGAAGACTGGTCTTATATTGTAACAATGCAACCTACTTCACCAACACTTAGTGTTTTGACATTGGATGAGGCAATAAAATATACAATTAAGAATGATTTGGATACAGTGATTTCTGCAATTAATGCACCACGTTTGTCGTGGCGAGAAAAAGATGGTAAAAAAATACCTAATTACACAGAGAGATTAAATAGGCAGTACTTGCCGTCTTGTTATGTGGAAACCGGTGCGTTTGTAGTGTCGAAGGCAACTGTTGTTACACCGAATACGCGAATTGGTAATAAAGTTGACGTGTATGAAGTTCCACAGGATGAGTCCCTAGATGTTGATACATTTGAGGATTTGAGGAGTGTAGCCGCAATATTAGAACGTCAGAAAGTTGCTATTTATGTAAATGGGAATAATAAAAGAGGGATTGGACATATTTATAGAGCTCTTGAAATTGCGGATGAATTCTATGTTAAACCTGATATTTATTATGATATAAATCAAACAGATTCTAAGGTATTTGGAAAAACAACTCACAATCTAATTGCGGTCAATGGAATTGCAGAGTTGTTTGATAAATGCAAAGAAAAAAAATATACAGTTTTTATAAATGATATTCTTACCACCTCTATTGATTATATGATAGGATTGCGTTCAGTATTGCCTAACGCTAAGATTGTAAATTTTGAAGATGATGGAGAGGGTATTATAAAAGCAGATCTTGTATTCAATGCTTTATTCCATGAAAATGAGTATTCACAAGTTTATGCAGGTGAGAAGTACTATATTTCTGGCAAAACATTTATGTTCTATGAGCCGATTACTATTAAAGATAAAGTAGAAAAAGTCTTCGTTTCATTTGGTGGAGCAGATCCCCAGAATTACTCTGATCGAATTCTTAATATGCTAATAAAACCAGAATACAAAAAGTTCCATTTTGTGGTTGTTCTTGGAAGAGCAAAAAATAATGTTGATGCATTATTGAAGTATAATAAATATGACAATATAGACGTCCTTTTTGATGTTACAAATATGCCAGAGCTTATGAGTGGTTGTGATATCGGAATAACATCAAGGGGAAGGACGGGGTATGAACTGGCAATTCTTGGTATTCCATCAATATCGATGGCGCAAAATCAGAGAGAAGAAAAACATGGATTTGTATGTAATGAGAACGGATTCACATATATTGGACTTAATCCAGCAGACGAGATTATTGAAAGTAATTTAAAGATGTATCTTTCTATGTCAAAAGAGAGTAGAACAAGATTTCATGAAAAACTTTTAAGCCACGATTTAAGAGGTGGTCGTAAAAGAGTAATGGGACTTATTAATAGTTTATAAGAAAGTTGAGGTATATTATGAATAAACCATATGTTATAGCTGAAATGGGTGTTAATTTTTATGATACCGCTAGAGAGATGAGGATTTCTGCCCTTGATGCTGCAAAGTTATATATTGATAAAGCAGCAGAAATAGGAATTGATTGCGCAAAATTTCAATCATATAAGGCGGGAACAATTGTTTCAAAGAATTCTCCTGCTTATTGGGATACTACTAAAGAACCTACAAAAACACAGTATGAACTATTTTTGAAGCATGATAAATTTGGAGAGAAAGAGTATAGAGAATTATGTGAATATACACATTCCAAAGGTATGGATTTTACATCTACTCCTTTTGATTATACATCTGCAGACTATTTGGAAGACATGGTTGATTTCTATAAAATTTCTTCTTCTGATCTTTCCAATATCCCATTTATTAAGCATATTGGGAGAAAGGGGAAAGCTGTATATATATCAGTAGGAGCAGCTTATCTATCTGAAGTTGATGTAGCAGTTAGAGCATTAAAGGAAGTAGGGTGTAAAGATATTGTTGTGTTCCATTGTGTCCTTTCTTATCCTACTGATCCTGCAAATGCTAATCTAAGAGTTATTGAGACGTTGAAAAAAGATTTTCCAGATGTAAGAGTTGGATTTTCTGACCATGTTGCGCCTGATGATACTATGATGACATTAGCAACAGCTTATTTGCTTGGGGCAGAAGTTATTGAAAAGCATTTTACGCTTGACAAAACGCTTCCAGGTAATGATCATTATCATGCTGGGGACCCCGAAGATTTTAAAAAAGCAATTACTAATTTCAAATGGATTGACACAGTACTTGGTAGTGCAGAGAAAACAGTATTTGCTTGCGAGACTATACCAAGAAGAGAGGCAAGACGTTCACTTGTTTTGACTAGAAATATGAAAGCCGGAGAGATTATTAAGGAAAAAGATTTAATGCCTAAGAGGCCTGGGACTGGGATTTCACCAGCATATGCTGAAATTGTTATTGGAAGAAAAGTAGTTAAAGACCTTGAAGAAGACACGATTTTGACGTGGGAAATGGTGTGAGATATGAAAGACTTTATTTTAGCCGATGGTTCCATACAAAGTTATATTCAGTTACAATGGTGAGAAGTAAGCGATTACTCTCAATCTGTGATGAGTGGATGGTATATATGCTTTGTCAACAGTAGTGTTGGTAGATATTAAGAAAAGGCATATTATCTAATTACCCTACTGGTCCACTTGGGGGGGGATATTGATTAGTGTTAGGTTATAAATTTGTTCTTCTTTTTTAATGAGGTTTAGCTCTTGATAGATGCAATGATATTTGGCAACAATACTTTTTTATGGGAACCCTAACAAAGGAGATTATAATACCACATCTGATAAGAGTAGACAGCTAAATGAGGACTTAATAAAGTATGATTTAAAAGCTCTTACCCGTAATGGTATGGAGAAACTTTAAGTAATCTGTTCGATAAAAAAGTGGGTGAACGCATCAATTAGACTTCCGAAGAGAAACTCTCATCACCGCAATCCATAGAAAGCATGCAGAATGAACTTCTGTATTTAAGGCAAGAGGTGGAGTTCCTAAAAAAAATTATTATCGCAGACAATTCAAAGAAGAGAGATTAGTCATGGAGACTTCAGAAAATAAATTTGAAATCATCCATGAGACAATTCATAAAGCGGATAATAGATTATCAGTCAAAATGCTCTGTGAAATAGCAGGAGTATCCAGATCCGGTTATTACAACTGGGTACATTCAGCAGAAAAAAGAGCCAAAAAGGAAGAACAAGACAGAGCTGACTTCGAGAGAATATTAGAGGCTTACAGCTTCAGAGGTTATGATAAAGGGGCACAGGGAATCTATATGAGACTGCTGCATATGGAACCGCCCATCATCATGAATGTTAAGAAAATAAGGCGGTTGATGAAGAAATATGGTCTTATGTGTAATGTTAGAAAAGCAAATCCATACAGAAGGATGGCGAATGCAATAAAAACAAATAACGTTGCAGATAATCTTGTGAAGCGAGAG encodes:
- a CDS encoding N-acetylneuraminate synthase family protein; translation: MNKPYVIAEMGVNFYDTAREMRISALDAAKLYIDKAAEIGIDCAKFQSYKAGTIVSKNSPAYWDTTKEPTKTQYELFLKHDKFGEKEYRELCEYTHSKGMDFTSTPFDYTSADYLEDMVDFYKISSSDLSNIPFIKHIGRKGKAVYISVGAAYLSEVDVAVRALKEVGCKDIVVFHCVLSYPTDPANANLRVIETLKKDFPDVRVGFSDHVAPDDTMMTLATAYLLGAEVIEKHFTLDKTLPGNDHYHAGDPEDFKKAITNFKWIDTVLGSAEKTVFACETIPRREARRSLVLTRNMKAGEIIKEKDLMPKRPGTGISPAYAEIVIGRKVVKDLEEDTILTWEMV
- a CDS encoding cytidylyltransferase domain-containing protein produces the protein MKILAVIPARAGSKGIPNKNIRIIGGHPLIYYSIKNALNSEMITDVIVSTDSPEVRIIAEQMGARVRWRDSFLCGDSITLDSVIFDAVPEEDWSYIVTMQPTSPTLSVLTLDEAIKYTIKNDLDTVISAINAPRLSWREKDGKKIPNYTERLNRQYLPSCYVETGAFVVSKATVVTPNTRIGNKVDVYEVPQDESLDVDTFEDLRSVAAILERQKVAIYVNGNNKRGIGHIYRALEIADEFYVKPDIYYDINQTDSKVFGKTTHNLIAVNGIAELFDKCKEKKYTVFINDILTTSIDYMIGLRSVLPNAKIVNFEDDGEGIIKADLVFNALFHENEYSQVYAGEKYYISGKTFMFYEPITIKDKVEKVFVSFGGADPQNYSDRILNMLIKPEYKKFHFVVVLGRAKNNVDALLKYNKYDNIDVLFDVTNMPELMSGCDIGITSRGRTGYELAILGIPSISMAQNQREEKHGFVCNENGFTYIGLNPADEIIESNLKMYLSMSKESRTRFHEKLLSHDLRGGRKRVMGLINSL